The Acinonyx jubatus isolate Ajub_Pintada_27869175 chromosome B3, VMU_Ajub_asm_v1.0, whole genome shotgun sequence genomic interval GTTTCCCATTAATATGAACACTGCAGGGGAGCCTgagtagcttagtcagttgattctgactcttggttttggctcaggtcatgaactcacaggtcatgggtttgagtccttcATTGGGCTTCGTTACTTGAATCATAAGATTTGAGAACCtacaggatgcctgggtggctcagttggttgagcctctgactctggatttttgTTCTGatcctgatcccagggtcttgggatcaagcccatgttggactccacatggatcctctctctcttacaTATAAGAATATAAGATTCTTATATGTATtctctaaaaatatacatacgtatataaagattcttggagcacctgagtagctcagttggttaaacttccaactcttaatttcggttcaggtcatgatctcatggttcatgggttcgagccccacgtcagctctgcgctggcagggcagagcctgtttgggattttccctctccctctttttctgccctttccctgcttgtgtgcacttaactctctctcaaaataaataaacattaaaaaaatagtttttaaagcttaataattaaaaaaaaaaaaaaagattccagtaCCTCCTTTATCTTCCAGGGtttaatttttaacttcaaatttgGAAAGCCAGAGTTGCTGGGAAAGGAGTAATTCTGAAGACCCATATAGCAAGACCACATGAAAATGAGTGGATTGCTTTGTTCCCCTCTCCAGAATTAATGTGAACTTTGATACAGAACCATTTTGTTTCATAAAGGCTCATCCTATTTAAAAAGTGTGTTAGTCTTATATAGACTAAACTTTTCCTGCAATGAAAAGTTTCTTCAGGTGTTAGTCCTAAGAATTTACTATTGTGTGATGTGCTATTTTAGTATAAAACAAACCTTAACATGGGAGTGAATGGATAATTGTATTTGCTCTACGTTTAAGATGTGTTTTTTGACATTCTGGATAAATAGCAAGGTTATAGCAGTTCTGACTTAGGCTTCATATTCTTTTTATCATTCCTCACAACtaataatactaaaaaacaaaactctcagaatgcaaggatggctcaataTTAAgcaatttttatatgtaattaacTAAGTTGATGgcttaaaggagaaaaactgagatCAACTCATTAGATGTCAAAAAGATCTGAGGAAATTCAGTGTCTTccctaaatgtttttttctctagcaaaatggaaataaataaatctagcAACATAGGCAtagacttctttaattttttcaaatctcAAACTAAAATTGGGCATTTTAGTTAAACATTAGAGGCGTTTTGAGAAGAGTTGGGAACAAGAAGACCACTGTGCTCACTATCACTATTTAACATTTCATTGTGAAGTTTAGCtaacacaaaggagaaaagaagttaGTTTGGAAAGACAATGTAAAATTATTCTTTTGCAAATGGCATAATTCTTTACCTGAAATCCCAGAGAATCAGCCGAGtcaggaataaaataatttagtaataTCACCACTTACGAAATTAATACACTAAAATGTAAAAAGTcttaaataggggcgcctggctgcctcagtaaagcatgcagctcttgatactggaggtgtgagtttgagccctacattaataaaaaaaaataaaaacaaaaaaacaagcttaaaaaaCTATTGACAAATGACAATGATGGGAACTAGGAAGACATACCTTGTTCTTGAATGAAAAGTTTTGATGTTTTGAATATATTGCATGTTCCCTATATTAATCTGTAAATCTAATGCAATTCCAACCAAAACAGCGAATTCTTCTTACTTACTTTTCTAAATgatctggaaaaaataaacaatattcaGGAAAATCTGGGGTGGGGAGTGAACAGTAACAATAGGTcaacttacattaaaaatttgttaaaaatataaaggtacTGAAATTAAGATGGAATATTATGGTGCAGATCAGTAGAAAATATAAGATTTCACATTATCTGTGGGAAATAATGGAGGCTCTATAGCCTAGTGGTTAAAAGCCttggctctggaatcagactgtACTGGAGTTTGAACCCCTTTCTACCTGCCACTAGCTCTGTACCTTTAAGCAAGTTAACTTGATGAGCTTCCTTTTCTGAAGCTGTAAACTGGGCAAAAGAATTTTGCATCTATTCAATGAGATCACCTATGTAAAACACTTTTAGCAGAGTGCCTATTCATGGTAAACACTGTGTAGGTATTTGTTGTTAGGAAGTATTTGTTGCTCATAGTGGCAGTAGAATGTATTAGGGGTAGCTGTCATATCCATTGAGAAGAGATAGATTATACGGCAATtattacttgaaagaaaaaaagatttaaaaaaattttttttaaatatgaaatttattgtcaaattggtttccatacaacacccagtgctcattccaacaggtaccctcctcagtacccatcacccaccctcccctccctcccaccgcccatcaaccctcagtttgttctcagtttttaagagtctcttatgttttggctccctccctctctaacctctttttttttcttctcacctccatggtcttctcttaagtttctcaggatccacataagagtgaaaacatatggtatctgtctttctctgtatgacttatttcacttaactccatctacgttgctacaaaaggccatatttcattctttctcattgccatgtagtattccactgtgtatataaaccacgatttccttaaccattcatccgttgatggacatttaggctcagaaaaaaagattttaaatgaaacCATATTACTACTGTTACGAAGCATAGGTGAATTTTTTTGTCTCACGTTTCAGAGCTAATTTCCTTACAGTTTAACAAAGCGTTAAAAAGATTTACTACTAAGTTGTAAAATTATCAAAGGcaaaaagagtacatactatCTTACTCTGTTCATTGTGAAGTTAAAGAATAggcaaaaactaagaaaatgatTGCTGAGTGGAAGGAGGAGTTGATTGGAAAGTTAGCATGAGTAAATCTGTAGTGAAGGAAAATGTCTGTATCTTTCTTGGTTAATGGGGCATGTATAGTTGTCAGCTTGTTGACCTGAACACCTCATATCCCATGCATTTTATTGGGTATTAATTGTACTTCCCTTTTAGAAATTGACAAAAGTGGCCCAAGGACATGagcaaattcacaaaataaatttattctgatTTGGGCATGAAATTTAAAAGCAGCTCTACTTTCCACGTAATTTTAAAGATGTAAGTTGAAACAACAAGGTGGCAGTTATTAACCTGCCATAATTAAAAActgtttacaatttaaaaaatatccagggtgcctcagtggctcagttggttgcacgtccaacttcgactcaagtcatgatcttgcagtttgtgagttcgagccttgtgttgggctctgtgctgagagctcagagcctggagcttacttcggattctgtgtctccccctctctctgcccctcccatgctcatgctctgtctctctgtctctcaataataaataaatgtttaaaaaaaaatttttttttaaatatccagtggtgaagagaagtttaaaaagatAGTGTAAATTTGCAAAGGACTCTAAAGTGTCATGACCTTTATAAAAGATGGATTTTAGATAGCCTTACCTGCTGACTATAAATTTCACTTCTAGTACTTTTTCCTGGTGACAGATTCACAAGGATATGTGTTCAGAAGTGTTCACTGTATCATCGTTTTAAACCGCTCAAAATGCAAATGACCTAAACCACCACCAAAATGAGAGTGCAGATCACTTTTTTATATTGGGGATCACTTTTATATGACGTGCAGCCAGTAAACAGGGACGACATTTGTAAAACCACATGAAGTGCTATGGAAGttttccctattaaaaaaaaaagaaaaaagatgttatatacaTGATTAAGTAAAAGTGGTATATGCAGAGAAAGTTCCTCACAGGATATACAAGAAGTGGTAAGCACTGGTtttgaagtattctttttttctttctttcttttctttaggaaaatgtctgATGAATTTTCGGTAAGTTGATACATTTATCCTTCATAAGGTTTTTGACTGTTGAAAAAATGACATAGTTTAACTATGGGCCTCAAgtcttttaatttgaaagagatgCTTTGTGTGATTCTTGCTGAGGGCAGGAGGCACATGTGATTTTAATAGATGATTTGCCTTTATTGAGTTAGATataatatgtttgaaaatttgttgttgcatgtatttctttatgaatccttaaattaaaaaatttaagaagtgttGTTACTTGTGTTCTCTAGTAACTTGGCAATGttaataatagcatttattgGATATTATATACACCAGACACTATGTTAAGGATATTACATGAACTATCTTATTTAAGCCTCGAGTTAATgctaaggttttttgtttgtttgtttgtttttaatgaggaaactaaagctcagagagggtaTGTAACTTGTTTGCTgtaaagccaggattcaaacccatggtattttgatttattatatttagaaaatttgaTCTTCTCTAAAGAATTTGCATTGTGAAGTTggtttttatattaaatgaattgtttttaaacTGAGCAGCCTGCCTTTTGAAGATGTTCTATAGGTTTATAATCCCTGATTCTGTAGCTTACTGTCCTTTATGTGTATGTAATCATGTTTGACATGGCTCATCCCTGAAGATTGATAAGACATGCCTGTTTTGTATTCCAGTTGGCAGATGCGCTACCTGAACACTCCCCTGCCAAAACCTCTGCTGTGAGCAATACAAAACCTGGCCAACCTCCTCAGGGCTGGCCAAGTTCCAACCCTTGGAATAACCCAAGTGCTCCACCTTCTGTGCCATCTGGACTCCCACCAAGTGCAACACCCTCCACTGTGCCTTTTGGACCAGCACCAACAGGAATGtatccctctgtgcctcccaccGGACCACCTCCAGGACCCCCAGCACCCTTTCCTCCTTCTGGACCATCATGTCCCCCACCTGGTGGTCCTTATCCAGCCCCAactgtgccaggccctggcccCACGGGGCCATATCCTACACCAAATATGCCCTTTCCGGAGCTTCCAAGACCATATGGTGCACCCACAGATCCAGCTGCTGCTGGTCCTTTAGGTCCATGGGGATCCATGTCTTCTGGACCTTGGGCACCAGGAATGGGTGGGCAGTATCCTACCCCTAATATGCCATACCCATCTCCAGGGCCATATCCCGCACCTCCTCCCCAAGCACCAGGGGCAGCACCACCTGTTCCGTGGGGCACTGTTCCACCAGGAGCCTGGGGACCACCAGCACCATATCCTGCCCCTGCAGGATCATATCCCACACCAGGACTCTATCCCACTCCCAACAATCCTTTTCAAGTGCCTTCAGGACCTTCTGGTGCTCCACCGATGCCTGGTGGCCCCCATGTGAGTTAAATTTATTACTTAAAATGCACTAATAGTCACATAAACACAACTGAAAGATTACTTGCCTCCAGTTTGAATAGATTAGAAAGCTTATAAAACTTTTTAAGAGAAGGGGTGTGTGTATATGAGATAAGAGTACATTTCAAGCCTGAgataaagcatttaaaagaataaaacctacATATTCTTGGTACTGAAATTAGGACAATTTCCCAAAGATCCCCAAAGACTTTGTAACGTAGTAAGCAATATCCTTAACATCCTTGAGGTAAACTCAGGTGCATTtcattggactttttttttttaaacatttctcaatCATGTTTTATAGCATCACCACAAAGTACAGTTCAGTAAAAACAATCTTGGTCTGACTTGATACAGAGAGCGATTTTTAGAGAATCTAAGGCAGTGAATATATAACGTTGCCTGTTCTTCCTGTAACTCTCCATAGTGTTTCTCAGCCAGAGTTTTGTTAGGGCCTCGGCAGCATTGAGATCGATATTATATCACTATTCTGCATTGTCAGTTACAGGTAATGCTTCATGCTTTACTGTCAGCCAAGCCAGAGTAGTAGGGTTGACATCTTAGTTGGAGAACCTGTCTTGGGCATATGACCAAATAGAAAAGCAGCCCACTTCCTCCCGGAAGGAAGCCAAGTGAATCTTCAGAGTCCTGATTCtcattaggggaaaaaagtcaaCTTACTCTTAACAAAATAATCAGATCTCCAACTAGATTAATCAAATATCCACCTCAActgtaaaggaaaaagaatcttttttcttttttataattttttaaagtttatttatgagacacactcacacacatgagtgggggaggggcagagtaagagagaagacgcagaatctgaaggaggctccaggctctgagctgtcagcccagagcctaacacagggcttgaactcccaaaccatgagatcatgacctgagctgaagtcagactcttaaccagctgagccacccaggtgccccagaaaaagaGTCTTAATAAAATGCTCCCAAAACTCACTTTCATTAGTATAAATTCTtgctatatgtattttctttaaaattttttttgcaaattgtAGCCAAAATAAATGAGATGACTTACTGTTTGGATTTATTAAGCAATACGTTTATTTTAAGCCACAGCAAGGAGTTGTTAAATTCCACTTACAAAATCTAGaggtttactttttcttttttctgttgcaGTCTTACCATTAAGTTAATGGATGAAGAGAGGACGCTTTGCTTTTTGAAGTACATATGTATGCACATGAATGCATACATAAAAATTGGTGGTTTCACTGTTCTTAGAGGGCATTCATGAAAGAACAACTCTTGCACCTCTCAGAGAAGATATCTGCCTCTTGTAACTTGGATGTATAGTACATCTGATGGATACAatcagataaaaatgtaaaagtaaatcattcaaatgtgatttttatttggtttttatggAACGCTAAAGTGATGAAGTATATTGAATAGCTCTTTGATACAATTTGTCTAAAACAAGTTTTTGATTTGTTTAAATTATGAAACCACACACTTAAAACTCTAAGATGATGTGGATTATTGTTAGAATCTGCAACCTCATTggcaaattatttcaaatatttttctataatcacTTTTTCCCCTAAATAAACACACTTTGAAAACAATCACATTGTCATAATTTAAACAAATGATGCCTCTCAACATCTTGAGCTGCCCTGTCTACAGGATGACCAAATCTGGTCCTCTTGAGGTTGTAGTTTGGATGTACGTTTTAAAGCTATTGGTAATTATTGTCTGATGTTGAGTTCATTAGCCAGGCAGTGTTTGCTTTTATCCTTGATCTTTTAGTAAAAACTTGTCTTTCATTTTGAGTTCCACCTGATTTGCTTCATTGTTAGCCAGATGGGTCACACATGTCTAAAATCTGCCATGtatgaaaacttttttctttttaatgcaggCCAACATGTGTGTAAATTATTATTAGAGAATTAGCGATCTCTGTATTACTTTGGAATAGATTTTGAGATGTCAATATTGCTTTGGAAAGAactcagagaaggaaataattctCTCTGTCTTGAACCTCAAGCCAGAGGAAGCCCTGGAAATTGCTTCATAGTGACAAGtaacttgcattcccacaaaaCGCTCTTCTACCCAGACCCTTCCAGGAAGATGGCTCTCCCTCAGTTCTTGAAGGAGCACATCCCTTAGTTTCTCTCTGATTCAGAAAACTGGCACACTCTAGGGGTCTAGTGTAAACACGTAAAGCAGTTACGTTTCAAGAACTTCAGTCATTTAGACATGACTGTTCTCTTTGTACAAGCGTGATCAAAATGTGTGTCTTTCGGAGTCTGGTTAAGCCGGGTCATGGTCTCTTGCATAGTTTCCTGCATCTGTCTGTAAAGTGCTTAAGGCTAATTGGTCAGTTCTGTATTTGTTGACAGGTAAACAGGTAGAATTGAGTGCCATCCTTCACAACTGTCCTCTAG includes:
- the MAPK1IP1L gene encoding MAPK-interacting and spindle-stabilizing protein-like, with translation MSDEFSLADALPEHSPAKTSAVSNTKPGQPPQGWPSSNPWNNPSAPPSVPSGLPPSATPSTVPFGPAPTGMYPSVPPTGPPPGPPAPFPPSGPSCPPPGGPYPAPTVPGPGPTGPYPTPNMPFPELPRPYGAPTDPAAAGPLGPWGSMSSGPWAPGMGGQYPTPNMPYPSPGPYPAPPPQAPGAAPPVPWGTVPPGAWGPPAPYPAPAGSYPTPGLYPTPNNPFQVPSGPSGAPPMPGGPHSYH